In Mercenaria mercenaria strain notata chromosome 14, MADL_Memer_1, whole genome shotgun sequence, the following are encoded in one genomic region:
- the LOC123549686 gene encoding uncharacterized protein LOC123549686 isoform X1, protein MIAKISDKSSSAISVLDVPKFKRKSNEEQFKLNAKVIQKIEGAHSAVESEDLSSAKEAIIQARDMLKHRQKLVLLADTSDLGWRLVSEYEANPIASDSDDEKRIYKAEARASRKAKADKTKKPRKNNWPYKRPEASGSAQASQGIRQRPGLCFSCGKAGHWKNECTQNSSYQNNKLSSYFEILDSVKVTDITKGTVCQDKAYLSKNETLFKAEKKGSDQMSDKRIVNSISPVARLRQNKDKWCRVSNNQYILDVVENGYKLPFKNIPESAHLKNNRSALENKTFVRTEIKSLLEKRVISEVLEKPIVVNPLTVAYNKAGKPRLVLDCRHVNPCLHMFKIKFEDINTAESLFDLNTFVYTFDLKSAYHHIDIFPEHTTYLGFSWIDDGIVRYYVYNSLPFGIASAGHIFTKTLRVLIKHWRSLGHRVLA, encoded by the exons ATGATAGCTAAGATAAGTGACAAGTCTTCTTCTGCTATTTCTGTTTTAGATGTTCCAAAATTTAAACGTAAAAGTAATGAGGAACAATTTAAATTAAATGCCAAAGTTATACAGAAGATAGAAGGTGCGCATTCAGCCGTGGAATCAGAGGATTTATCGTCTGCTAAAGAGGCTATTATTCAAG CCAGAGACATGTTGAAGCACCGACAAAAATTAGTGCTTCTGGCCGATACGTCGGATTTGGGTTGGAGATTGGTCAGCGAATACGAGGCAAATCCCATCGCTAGCGATAGCGACGACGAAAAACGTATTTATAAGGCGGAGGCTCGTGCCAGTAGGAAGGCTAAGGCAGACAAGACCAAAAAACCCAGAAAAAACAACTGGCCATACAAGCGTCCAGAGGCATCGGGATCTGCGCAGGCGTCACAGGGCATCAGACAGCGTCCCGGATTGTGTTTTTCCTGTGGAAAGGCGGGTCACTGGAAAAATGAATGTACACAGAACAGTTCTTACCAGAACAATAAGTTAAGTAGTTATTTTGAGATTTTAGACTCAGTAAAAGTCACTGACATTACCAAGGGTACTGTGTGCCAAGATAAGGCTTATTTgagtaaaaatgaaacattatttaagGCCGAGAAAAAAGGCAGTGACCAGATGTCGGATAAAAGAATAGTAAATTCTATTTCACCTGTAGCCCGATTAAGGCAGAATAAAGACAAATGGTGCAGGGTGTCcaataatcaatatattttagACGTTGTTGAAAACGGATATAAATTGCCGTTTAAGAACATACCAGAAAGTGCGCACTTGAAAAACAATAGATCCGCACTTGAAAACAAAACGTTTGTTAGAACGGAGATAAAGTCTTTGTTAGAAAAGAGGGTAATATCGGAAGTATTAGAAAAACCAATTGTGGTAAATCCACTCACAGTTGCTTATAACAAAGCTGGAAAGCCCAGACTGGTGTTAGATTGTAGGCATGTAAATCCTTGTTTGCATATgtttaagataaaatttgaagACATAAACACAGCAGAGAGTTTGTTTGACCTTAATACGTTTGTTTATActttcgacttaaagagtgcttATCACCACATAGATATTTTTCCTGAACATACTACGTATTTGGGATTTTCCTGGATTGATGACggaattgtaagatattatgtgTATAATTCATTACCATTTGGAATTGCTTCCGCAGGGCATATCTTTACGAAAACTCTAAGAGTGTTGATTAAACACTGGAGATCATTAGGACACAGG
- the LOC123549686 gene encoding uncharacterized protein LOC123549686 isoform X3, whose product MIAKISDKSSSAISVLDVPKFKRKSNEEQFKLNAKVIQKIEGAHSAVESEDLSSAKEAIIQARDMLKHRQKLVLLADTSDLGWRLVSEYEANPIASDSDDEKRIYKAEARASRKAKADKTKKPRKNNWPYKRPEASGSAQASQGIRQRPGLCFSCGKAGHWKNECTQNSSYQNNKYWLEANTKKKV is encoded by the exons ATGATAGCTAAGATAAGTGACAAGTCTTCTTCTGCTATTTCTGTTTTAGATGTTCCAAAATTTAAACGTAAAAGTAATGAGGAACAATTTAAATTAAATGCCAAAGTTATACAGAAGATAGAAGGTGCGCATTCAGCCGTGGAATCAGAGGATTTATCGTCTGCTAAAGAGGCTATTATTCAAG CCAGAGACATGTTGAAGCACCGACAAAAATTAGTGCTTCTGGCCGATACGTCGGATTTGGGTTGGAGATTGGTCAGCGAATACGAGGCAAATCCCATCGCTAGCGATAGCGACGACGAAAAACGTATTTATAAGGCGGAGGCTCGTGCCAGTAGGAAGGCTAAGGCAGACAAGACCAAAAAACCCAGAAAAAACAACTGGCCATACAAGCGTCCAGAGGCATCGGGATCTGCGCAGGCGTCACAGGGCATCAGACAGCGTCCCGGATTGTGTTTTTCCTGTGGAAAGGCGGGTCACTGGAAAAATGAATGTACACAGAACAGTTCTTACCAGAACAATAA